A segment of the Delphinus delphis chromosome 20, mDelDel1.2, whole genome shotgun sequence genome:
GGTGGGGACTTCAGAgggtggtggtggcagagggCTCGGGGAATAGGGGAATGGTTGCTTAGTTTTGTTCCTGGTGAGTAGGTGCAGCCCTTGCAAACACTTACTTGGTGAGCTGCATTGGGGGAAGAGGGAGTGCTAGGTTAATAGCTGTGGCTGGTGGTTTCCGAATTTATTTGAGGTTTGAACCGGGAGTTTCTACAAAGGGGCTGCTCTATGGGAAGTTTTCCTCCGACCAGGTCCAAGCATCTGACATTAGAGGCCTGAAATGCTACCTTTCTTCCTCTGGCTCAAAATCCTTCCCTGGTGAAAGAGTTGtattctattatttattgatattatttaatCCAGGACACCAGTTCTAGCAAAGCATTGGTGTTCATTAATCTACAGGATGCAGTAGGCTGATTgtgtttaaaaattcaaagtatcCCAAAGCAAGTCCCTCTGACCTTAGAGGTGTctatgtggtggtggtgggtcaGACTCTGACCACAGATTGTTCTGCTCGGTTTTAGCACAGTCTTCTGTTGAGTCTTACCTGCAGAGGTgaactttaaagattttttactCATGTACCAGTTACACTTCAGTATACAGATAGGTCACATGTTACAAGCACCTGGCTCAAGTTCCACAAGGACGGGTGAACAAATTCATGAGTCAGAGGTCTGGTAATATTGCTATTTTGAAAGATAATCCTTTATTTTACTTGAGACCTTAGGTCTTTGTTCTGGTTGACAAAAAGCAAATCCCTGGGTTTCTGGTATGAACTCTAAAAGGGGAGAAACTGTCCTAGGATTCAGGTGAATCACTTGAATTCTTTTAGCTGTCAATGGTTTAGAGAACATCTCCTGGACCCAAACTGACAAGTAGCTTGCTCTGTAAGGGCCGGTATGAGGGGCTGCTGTGCAGGCCCATGCAAGCCCATCTTGGTGCTAGAAGTGGTCATTTTTCTGAAAACCTCACACCAGGCtgcatcctcctcctcttctgtcccTGACACCAGGCTTGTTTTACAACTGAGCCACCTTGGTGTGGATCATCGGGATAATGCACTCAtctcctgcctgcctccccttGCCTGAGGTCTGGTGGGGCTGCAGTCTCAGGAAGAGCTTGGTACTTTGGAGACTTCTATTTTCTCTGTGGAGATCAGTGAAGACTCTGGAAATAAAGCTGCTTCAACCTCCATCAGCAGATTCATGATCGGAAGCAACTAATTCTGGTGCTCAGGCTGTGCTTTAGCACCCAGGTCTGGCCAAAGGGGTAGGTTTGCCCTAATGGATGTTCCTTCATGGGCCACATGGCTGCACTGGATTGGACAACTGTCCTGTGATGCTTCTAGACACTGTCATCCTGGACCCAGAAGAACCTGCTGGCTTGGTATGCCCCATGGGCTTCTTGTCCTTAGGTTTTGAAATTGGTCAATGATAAAGACGGGAACTATGAGGCAATCTACCTTTCTGACCATTCTTCTCCACCAAACCGGCCCCAGTTGCAGATGAGGGACTAACCTTGGTCACACTTGCTCAATAAAGGCAATTTAGGTGAGCATGCTCACAGCTGCCTTTGGTTCAGGGCATGCATGCATCTGTGAGAACATGGGAGTACATTCCTACTGTCATGGGTTGGGGATTTGCCTGACAACAGGGAGTCTTGTGCAAAGGCTGACTTGCCCAGACTGTGTAAACATGACTCCTGTCTGACCCAATCTGGCACCTATCCCAGGGATCCTCTGGAGCTAATTCTTCAAGCAGACTACACTTGTCTTTGAAGGATCCCTGACCCAGGCTTTAGTTTTCTCTATTGAAGTAAATGACCAGCTGATCTTGGGAACTTGTTGCCTCCCAGTGGCTCCAGGGGGAAGCAAGGCCCTCACACTCCAGGTGCCCTAGTACTTGCTTAGTGAGCCGTCACCCTCCTCTCATTACTGGATGGTGACCGCATTCTTCCCCTCTGTGCTGGATACAGACTTCTCCCAGGAAGCCTTCTGAGGGAGGGATGCCAGAGACTCCTTACAGCACTCAAGCTTCCTAGTGGAATTAATTTCTGcaaggtctttgttgtttatctccTTCAATCCTTTTCCTGGTGTGCTAATCCCTTTTGCAGTGGGTACAGTGTGTGAAGCTGTCAGCCCTTTAATGTTAGCAAACTGTAAGTGAGTACAGAAACAGCAGTGAGCACATTATAATGGCAGAGTGGTTTTCAATCCTTTGTTTCTATGCTTACAGGAGACTGAGATGACTAGTATTAGATCTGTAAGTTGCTGCCTGTTATTGCAGCACTGAATTGCACCTTAGTGGATAGTTAGGTTGGGAAACCAAGTCTGTTTGTTGGTTTTATAACTGCAATAGTAGGGCCCGAGTATACACACACATGGAAATTAATCACTTTGGGGGGTTTAACAACTTGTAGATAAGAAGATAAAGATGTAcaaaaaatagaaagtgaaatGGGTGCAGGTAGGATAGAAAAGTAGAGATGCTTATGGAATCTTAGAATTGGCAGGAAGAAGACATTTCCTTGTGTAATTTATCTTCCCATGTGATAATAAGTCTGTGCCACAGGGCAAGAGGGCACACCTTGAATCAAAGTTTCTGTATACTGTTTCCCTAGACCTGTGCAGTCCAGTATGGTAGCTACTAGCTACATGTAgctagttaaataaaatttaaaaattcagttgcactaatcacatttcaagtgctcaacagccatatgtggctaatggctactaTTGCACAGTGCAGATATAGAACCTATTCGTCACTGCAGAATAAATGCTAACTCAGTCAGAGTTAAGGCATTTGTGGTTTGGAAAGGAATAGGGAAAGAGAGTGTGCTTACAAGAGATACcaattttggtaaaaaaaaattggtcctgTTGACTGTAGTTTGTTTTTGGTGAGTGCTGTGTCTAGTTAAACATTTCTCAATGGAAAGCCAAGTTTAGGATGTGCTTTGCTTTTCCTCACTTGCCTTAAGTTCTTAGTGTCTGAAACTTCTCACCAACCCCTCCCCCTTTTTGGTGGGGGGTAAAGGGATCAGGGAGTATGGTGGGAAAGCATATAAGATAGTCAGATTTAAAAACGTTTTAAAGGAATTACTTGCTCTCTTGTTCAAAGTTAGTTTTTATTAAAGAGATTCGTACATACCCTGTTCCTTGGCACCACTGCCAGAGGAAACTAGCAATCTTTACAGCCATTATCAGAGTCAGGAAGCAGGGAGCTCTTAGCTTTTAACTAAAACCTCTCATGGCTCAGGCAGATTCTACTTTCTTTCCTAATGGCCATTACTATCCAGTCTGTGCCACTACAAGGGACCCACTGCAGCCCTTCTAGACTCTCTCTATCAAAAGAAACAGCCTTTTACTGGAGGCAGGTGGCCTGGGAAAGCCCAGTCTTAGTGCTGACAAAACGGGAGACTCTCTTCCCCTTAATTGGCTTTGGCGTAGGAGGAGAATGGGAATGCAGGTAAAATGTCTGGGCCAGGAAGCTTCACTTTCACAGCATCTCCCCCGCCCCCAGACTCTAAGGTCAGTTTTGATTGAGACGAAGGGGGGCCCTACAGATAGTAGAAAAGACGGACTCCCTTAGTGCAAGTTTTCACCATGGTGGAATGGTGCTGTTGGATATGCTTTTTCCTTCCACGTGTTAAGCTAGGAAACCCGAGAGGATGTTAACTAGTGTGGCTGACACTGCAGTCACAGAACCCTCAGGGGCTTGTGGTAGAACCTCATGGATATCACAGGATCATTAGTCTGAATCCAGGTCATGGGGGCTGTCATAGCCAAATTCCTTCTGCACATCCAAAGGGTATTTGCTCCACATCTGTGGTCCTCTGTTGTCTCCTTCTTCTTCACTGAGGCTGTTGTAATCATCAGAGACTAGAATGAGATAACAGGAATGGGCTCTAATTGTATGGTTTTCTAAATGACCACAAAAGCCCCTTCCCTTCTCAAAaaagtctgttttgtttcctATTATAAAATACTTGCTCAATAAAGAGAAcatagaacaatttttaaaaaagcaataaactTCTTACCATGTAAACCAAGTCCTTTAACATTGGAGTGCTTTGTCGTTTTCCCCtcagtatttttttgttgttgttataatagttgtagtcatattgcaaatataattttgttCCTTGCCACTTCCCCAATAGAATATCCCATAGCTTGATTAACTGTTCCTCTATCATCAAACACCAAGAAAGTCAAAGAACTGTGGTACCAAagcatccttccttcctcttcccccaagTACCATGTCTGTGTTGTTGCACAGGTAAATGCAACAGTTCTTTGGTTTGTGAAAACCCTGGGCCCACTCCTACTGGCAGACCTCTCCAGCACTCTATTCAAAGTAGGAGGGAAAGGGACCATTGCTAGGCAATGAAAGAACtaaggatctgaacccaggcctaACTGACATTATACCTCCAGCAGCCCCCCTGGGAACACTGGTCCTTGCATGTCCTACAGCTCCACCAGCTTGTGGTCAAGCTGGTGGAGCTcaaagggcagagaaggaaaACCAGCTAAGATACACCTGTCAACCTTGCTCACACCTCAGTCCCAGATCCCATCAGTCCCTCCCCAACCAGGGCTGCTACCACCTACCTCTGGAATCTTCATCTCCGTTACTGTTCTCCTCCTCTGGGTACTCATTGCGCCAATTATTCTCACTGTTCtcatcatcttcatcttcatAAATGTCCTCTGGTTGTTGGTCATCATTCACCTGCACATCTCAAAATAAACATGAGTATAAGTCAAAACCTCTAAAGTTATGCTCTGGGGGAAGCTATCAGCAGACCAACTTGGAGAGATGTCATTTAAGGGTGAtgtgtgaaaaagagaaaacataggtGTTAGTTTGCTAGAGGCTGTAGTAACCTTAGGCTATGAGAGGGAGACGGTAGCCCTACTCTACTCAGAGTCCAGCTCCAGGAACCACATTTCCCGGTTGGATGATCTGAACTCTACCAGAAGGGAACGCAGCAGGGTGCGGAGGAGAGACAGCTCTGAGCAGGTGATGGCAGTGATCTTCAAACTGCTGAAGGCCAGCCAGGTAGGAGAGGGATTATATGGATTACAGGTGACGCCAAAGGTTAGAGCCAAAACCCAAGTGTGAAATGCAGAAAGGAGGGGGGCTATGCAGTAGTCCAAGGTGGGTACCAAGGTGTGAGACTAGTTATAGTGCAGGTGTGGGATAGGGTGCTTCTCTCATAATAAGAGGATGAGAGGTAGACCTTAACttttctcattaataattttagaatttaataaCGTCAGGATGTTAGCTTTCTTAATCCAACGTTTTTCACCCTTTaagatacaattaaaaaaaaaaaagcttttgtttccatAGGTCTCTTACACAAAATGGCTAAGTATTTCCATATAGCCTATGCACATTCTCTcatatactttattcttttagatttttacttacttattttttaaattaatttttattggagtatagttgctttactcCTCtcacatactttaaatcatctctagattacctgtaatacctaatacaatgcaaatactatgtaaatagttgccaatgtgcagcaaattcaaattttgccttTTGTAACTTTCTGGAATTTCCCCCACCggaatatttttgatctgtggttggttgaatttgGGGATGCAGAGCCCACGGAACCTGCAAATTACACAGGGCCAACTGCATAAACAAGACTATGTTGCAAACCTTGTAAGAGACTCATTAAGAGCAAAAATTATCGATGTAGACTGTCTTTCCCAAAATTCCTGCACTAAACCCAGGTTTCTAAAAGGCATTTAgcataaatttttccttttaagcaAGGATAAGAAGAACTAAGAACAATGGCAATCAGGAGTAGAACCTAGGGAGGCAAAGCATGTGACTAGAAAATGAACTGAGGCTGCCTCATGCCCCCTGCCTCATGGGCCCCCTTACCAACTCCCACTCTTGGCTATAGGGCTGCACAGAGAGGATGTTCTCAATCCATCCTGGAGTGGCCATGTCCAAATAGTAAATGTCATACACATAGTTGTCCTTCTGTTCCTCCTGGTACCCAACTCTTGGTCCATCTTCAGATAAAGTCAACCGCTCACGGATCAACTCTACAGAATTGCAGAGGATCACATCTGGGTCAGATGTCTGTAAAGAGAACAGCAGATGATACATGCATAACTTAAAACATGGATGTCCCAAGAGGAGGAACCTAAGACCTCGGTGAAGGAAGCCTCCCTGCAGTTCTCTATGTTGAATTCAAGATTCTTATCCCCATGGCCTACTAGTCTCTTCTCAgtttagtacttttttttaagatagaagCTTCCTGCTCTTTTGTGCTTGGCTGACATAAGAGCACATGGGAAGACGCCTGAGGAAGGGGAGAGCCAGCAGAGCTGGCTAGTCTTGCCCCCAGGCTCTGCTTCTACAGGTCTTCTCTGAGCTCCTTTGGTATGATGTTCTCCCCTTGGAGATCCACAGGCCGACAGCAGCACCGCTATGGTTGACCCCCAAATGGGTCTGCATTTTGTGCGGCCTCCTATAGGGGCCTAAGGGCGATTCCTGGACCCTGGTGACTACCACCAGCCATCACCCACCACTTGGCTTGCTCACCCTGACATCCTGCTTTTAATCACAAATGAGGAGTGGCCTCCCCTATAatcctttttctgtatttttttttttttttgcggtatgcgggcctctcactgttgtggcctctcctgttgcggaacacaggctctggacgcacaggctcagcagccatggctcacaggcccagccgctccgcggcatgtgggaccctcccggaccggggcacgaacccgagtcccctgcattggcaggcggactctcaaccactgcgccaccagggaagccctataatcctttttctgatagtttgagATGGATTGTCCCAGAATGGAACTTGCCCAGGTAAGATGTGCTCCAGTGGCAAGAGGCTGTGTTGTCTAGGGTAGCACAGGTCACTTTGGAAACCATAGGGACATACTGCCAGTCACTCTCGACAGGTTCATCACCAGAAGCTCTGCAGCTCAAACCAGACACTATACAGGGGGAAGAGGGGGGTGTCCCATGGCCAGGGCAGATAAAGGGAGACCAATGTTCTCATCATTTACAGGCTACAGGGAATTCTTTCTTGCTCCAAAGTCAAAAGGAACTAGAGATGTCAGTTTTTGTGCAGACTCTTGACCAACCTCAAAGCTGCTCACAAGAAAACTTCTGGTTCCAACTCACAAGCCCCCAGCCTTCAGTTCAACAAATTATGCAGCcgttaaaatatttacaaaaactagcaatacagggacttccctggtggcgcagcggttaagaatccgcctgccaacgtaagggacatgggttcgagccctggtctgggaagatcccacatgccgcggagcaactaagcccgtgcgccacaactactgagcctgcattctagagcctgcgagccacaactactgaagcccgcacgcctagagctccacaataagagaaggcaccgcaatgagaagcctgtgcaccacaaggaagagtagccaccgctcgctgcaactagagaaagcccgcgtgcagcaacgaagacccaacgcagccaaaaacaaaaaaaatctctttagatTTTTGGACGGCTTTAGAAtccaaacaataaaaatagttttaaaatactaGGCTCCAATCTATTTTTAGGATGCCTGATATTACTGTAAAGCCCTGTTGTTTTCCCAAAGGCTTGCATCAATTTTAAGCACAACAGTCGTACAATTTTAATCACAGCCTTGCCAGCAGAGCTACCGGCAACCCTTTTCCTGATAGTCTAGTAGGCATAAAACCTCAAGTTTGCTTTCAGTTTAAATTTATGTTCTTTAATAATTATTCTGCACAAACATTTTTGATGTGTTTACAGTTTGTATTGCATTGTTGGGAAAATCTGTGTTTATATCCTTCCTAACTTATCTACTAGGTTTTCTTATATGATTTAATGAGCTATTTAATTGACTTGATTCCACTGAACATtggtttgcttttaaaaatgtgtaactcATGATGCAGTGTGGAATTAGTTTTGGTAAAAGAGGTGGCTATGGACATCATGCCCAAATTGTTATCCACGTATACTAGgaatgtgattaaatatcttttgcttgatatattttgaataaaaatttcattttaaaaaaataaatttattttttatttttggctgtgttgggtcttcgttgctgcgtgcaggctttctctagttgcggcgagtgggggctactctttgttggggtgtgcgggcttctcattgtggtggcttctcttgttgcagagcacaggctctaggtgcgcaagcttcagtagttgcagcacacgggctcagtcgttgtggcgcacaggcttagttgctccgcggcatttgggatcttcccggaccagggtttgaacctgtgtccccagcattgagcactggcaggcggattcttaaccactgtgccaccagggaagcccaagatttcattttttaaacttcagaaaCTTAAAAGGAGATCTGAAAAATGTTTATCAAGAGGGGGCATACCTTAGATTgagaattttctatttctttggtcTTACTGCATGTAGTTgactttgctttctgtttttttttttttttttgcggtacgcgggcctctcactgttgtggcctctcccgttgcggagcacaggctccggacgcacaggctcagcggccatggctcacgggcccagccgctccgcgacatgtgggatcttcccggaccggggcacaaacccgtgtcccctgcatcagcaggcggactctcaaccacttcgccaccagggaagcccgtgacttTGCTTTTTGGAAGTGAGGTACAAAACTAACTTAGAAAATGTAATTCGTAGAAAGtaacactgggggcttccctggtggcacagtggctgagaatccacctgccaatgcaggggagaggggttcaatccctggtccaggaagatcccacatgccgcggaacaattaagcccgtgcaccacaactactgagcctgagctctagaccccgcgagccacaactactgaagcctgcgcgcctagagcccgtgctctgcaacaagagaagccactgcaacgagaagcccgcacaccgcaacgaagaatagaccccactcgcctcaactagagaaagcccatgcacagcaacgaagacccaacacagccaaagataaacttaaaaaaaaaaaaagttaacactgAATTAAATGTGAGAAGACTTGCATTCTAATCCAAAATCTGCCTCAAGCTTGGTATGCTACCCAGGCCTGGTCCTTTAACCTCCCTTTGATGAGTTTTCCCATCTGCTTTAGGATTCTTTACCTTGGTCAGAATCCTCCAGTGATTCCCCATCTCTGGGTGAAAGGGAGTGTATCCTTGCAACTACCTAGTTGAAAGGGTTTAGCCGGTATCCTCTCCCCAAATTCCTTACTATCTTCTCCCATCCCCCTGGGCTCCATGCACAATGACCTTGCAAACACCAGACAAATTCAgcttcagggtctttgcacttagAGCTCCTCAGTGTGGAATCCCTCTGCCCAAGATATCCGCAGTGCCTTGCCATTCAAGTCTTTACTCAAAagtcattttctcagtgaaaatgaCACTGAAATGGGAGcacgctccccccgcccccaataGCCCATTTCACCATCTAACATTGAATTTGTTTGATGTTTCTCTCCTCTACCTGAATGTTAGGTCCTCACTGCTGTTATCCACAGAACCTaagaaccatgcctggcacatagtgggcgctgagtaaatacttgttgaatggataaTCTAACCTGTAAAACATGTCCATCAAGCTGGATGGATCATCCATCTCTAAAGTGAAGCCATGTGTACCCTCCTTAACTGTGTGCTAACTTTGCGTACTCTCTGTCCCGAGAAGCCCAGAGCTCGACTCCCGGCGTGTACTCACTTTGCAGGAGATCGCGGCGGCCTCTGGGTCTCCTTCCTCGTGGACCAGGTCCAACAGCTGGAAGCCTGCGTCCTCGGCGGCTTCTGGGCTTCCCGGCGCGTCCTCGGACCCCAAGCCGCCCGAAGGAATTCCCGAGGATCGGCGGCTAGAGACTACCCTGTAGCGGCCGTTCTGCCGGATCTCCCGAGCCGACGCACGGAGATGACGGCGGATACGCTGCTGGCTGCCCTGGGACGGGCGCAGGGCGGCTCGCACAAGCGGCTGTACTGGCTCCTCCtgcggggagtggggagggggaaaaagcGGGGGTGTGGGGCGGCATAAGCAGGGGTTCGTGAAAGGGTTAGGGAAAACGATGCGCCCCAGCTGCGCCCTAAGATCCCTTTCACACTGGCTCCCTCCCGGCCCTATACCTGGGAGCGCACGGTGGCCACCAACTGGAAGACATTATTTTCTGCTGCTCTCTCCAGATCCTCCGGAGGCGTCTTTTGGGCTCCCGACTCAACTGCGCTGGAGCAGAGGCGTTTACAGGCAAGGACAAGTGCCTCAGCGGGTTCCGCACTGCGTTTCCGCTTCACGCGGAGGACCGCTGTCATGCCGGCCTCCATAGCAGCTATCGTGGAGCACTATGGGAATGAGCGGGGTGCGACGGAAGAGCTTTCCAGTTCTGCTTCCGGGCCCCACCCACGGCCCGCTCAGCGGGCCTAGGGAAGTCCCGCCTTTGAACGCCTGCCGCGGCAAGATGGCGGTGGCGGCGGAAGTGAGTGGAGAGGTTCTCACGGCCGGTGAGGCGCCGGGCTGGTTGGGAAGGTGGGGTCGCGGTTGACGGGTCGGGTGCAGCCAGCATCCTGTGCTCAGCACAAGGCTTCGGCGGAGGAATGTGGCATGGTCGTACTCGGACACTGGGGTACGCATCTCTTCGGGACGCTGGAGGAACTTTCTAGAATCCGTATGGGGCTGCTCAGAGCTCCCGGGCCGGCGGTAGTGCGGGGTTGTAGGCGGTCCCTGGCTCTGCCATCCAGTCGGGTCATTGCTTCTAGCTGGGCCTGTGACTGAGCACCTCCGCCGGGACCTGGATCATAGTACTTGGTGCCTCCCTTCAGCAATAGAGACCCGCGTCGCAATCCTAACGGAGATTCAGCCATCGCGCCCCGACTGGGCCCCGGTTCCCTGGCTCACTGGTATTTCCCAGTCACAGTATTCTCAGTAGTTGGAAATCTCGGTAGTTGGAAACCAGTCTATCTACCACACACTGGCCAGAGCGGCCCTGTAAAA
Coding sequences within it:
- the SLC7A6OS gene encoding probable RNA polymerase II nuclear localization protein SLC7A6OS, whose amino-acid sequence is MEAGMTAVLRVKRKRSAEPAEALVLACKRLCSSAVESGAQKTPPEDLERAAENNVFQLVATVRSQEEPVQPLVRAALRPSQGSQQRIRRHLRASAREIRQNGRYRVVSSRRSSGIPSGGLGSEDAPGSPEAAEDAGFQLLDLVHEEGDPEAAAISCKTSDPDVILCNSVELIRERLTLSEDGPRVGYQEEQKDNYVYDIYYLDMATPGWIENILSVQPYSQEWELVNDDQQPEDIYEDEDDENSENNWRNEYPEEENSNGDEDSRVSDDYNSLSEEEGDNRGPQMWSKYPLDVQKEFGYDSPHDLDSD